The following coding sequences lie in one Sorex araneus isolate mSorAra2 chromosome 4, mSorAra2.pri, whole genome shotgun sequence genomic window:
- the GTF2H5 gene encoding general transcription factor IIH subunit 5 isoform X2 encodes MRTSDPAMKQFLLYLDESNALGKKFIIQDIDDTHVFVIAELVNILQERVGELMDQNAFSLTQK; translated from the exons ATGAGGACGAG TGACCCTGCCATGAAGCAGTTTCTGCTCTACTTGGACGAGTCCAACGCCCTGGGGAAGAAATTCATCATCCAAGACATTGATGACACGCATGTCTTCGTAATAGCAGAGCTGGTTAACATCCTCCAGGAGCGCGTCGGGGAACTGATGGACCAGAACGCTTTTTCTCTGACCCAGAAGTGA
- the GTF2H5 gene encoding general transcription factor IIH subunit 5 isoform X1 produces the protein MVNVLKGVLIECDPAMKQFLLYLDESNALGKKFIIQDIDDTHVFVIAELVNILQERVGELMDQNAFSLTQK, from the exons ATGGTCAACGTCTTGAAAGGAGTGCTTATAGAATG TGACCCTGCCATGAAGCAGTTTCTGCTCTACTTGGACGAGTCCAACGCCCTGGGGAAGAAATTCATCATCCAAGACATTGATGACACGCATGTCTTCGTAATAGCAGAGCTGGTTAACATCCTCCAGGAGCGCGTCGGGGAACTGATGGACCAGAACGCTTTTTCTCTGACCCAGAAGTGA